GTACCGGGCCGAGGAGACGACCTTCGCGCCGATCTTGATGAGCTTGCTCTGAAGGGTCGTCAGCGACCAATGGCTGACCCCGGGCGGGAGAGCGAGCCGGCGCAGGAAGTTCCCCAGGTTGTACGCCAGCGCAAAGAGCTGCAGACGGACCTGGTTGTCCACGAAGTCGTGGCAGGACAGCTTCGTCCACTTGACCGCGTTCTTGCCCTCCTTGATCCACTGCTCCGCCACGCCGCGCCCGTTGTAGAACCTCACCACTCCTTCCGCGTCCCGGCGCAGGTTGGTCACGATGAAGCCCACGCGGGGAAACAGCTCCCCCCGGTGCCACTCCACCTTCGCCACCACGCGGCGCGGCTTGTCCCAGCTCGCCGCACGATACGAGAAGCTCTCGTACCAGACGATCGGCTTCTTCGGCGGACGGCCCACGGGGCGCGTCAGCAGGTGCTCGATCTCGCGCTGCAGTACCCGATTGGCCGGGAGGCGGATGGCGTACAGGAAGCCTTCCTGCTCCAGGAAGCGGTAGACGTCCGGGTTGGCGAAGGCGGCGTCGCCTCGGAAGAAGCGTCGGAGCTTCTCATCACGGTATCGAGCCACCACCGGCTCGAGCACCGAGCGCCAGTCGTCGGCGCTGTGGACGTTGCCCTCGCGCAGCACCGCCCGCTCCAGGTCTCCGAACTGGAGCGGGTGGTAGCAGCTGCAGCGAAA
This genomic interval from bacterium contains the following:
- a CDS encoding IS1380 family transposase, with translation FRCSCYHPLQFGDLERAVLREGNVHSADDWRSVLEPVVARYRDEKLRRFFRGDAAFANPDVYRFLEQEGFLYAIRLPANRVLQREIEHLLTRPVGRPPKKPIVWYESFSYRAASWDKPRRVVAKVEWHRGELFPRVGFIVTNLRRDAEGVVRFYNGRGVAEQWIKEGKNAVKWTKLSCHDFVDNQVRLQLFALAYNLGNFLRRLALPPGVSHWSLTTLQSKLIKIGAKVVSSARYVTFQMAEVAVPQRLFRAILRRISRLMPPLLEPG